In one Colletotrichum destructivum chromosome 2, complete sequence genomic region, the following are encoded:
- a CDS encoding Putative ML-like domain, transient receptor potential channel Flc/Pkd2, producing the protein MTRAVANWGPKRLLALAAAFATTGTLADSVLKTSSFTTCGNETAITVQKIDIQYNNDNKTVIFDVAGTSSKVQNVTAILDVSAYGTAIYSNSFNPCESATYVEQLCPVPAGSFAARGSQLIPDEYASMVPDIAFAVPDIAAQAKLQLKALDSGEEVACITSQVTNGKTANVAAVSYIAAGVAGLALVATGVSAVSSAFAGGSAALSGSGTGGAGTVSPSFTEVFGWFQGMAMNGMLSVSYPPVYSSFVKNFGFSTGIIPWTDMQIAIDNFRGMTGGDLTKDSVEILKNSTLILADGSTVDGGSALFKTKRAMEAFNTLVLREIETSVNGTSSDSDDPISTIKQQVQGITAFVNTLSVPKSNTFMTVLLIVAIVIAAIIVGILLVKVILEFWALFGNFPKALSGFREHYWGSIARAVTSLIMLLYGIWVLYCIFQFTNGDSWAAKVLAGVSLGIFTAILAFFSYKIWSTARKLKQAEGDVNGLYDDKSNWMKYSLFYESYKKNYWWIFVPVIIYMFAKGCILAAGDGHGMAQTSAQLIVEGLMLCLLLWARPFERKSGNVINITIQVVRVLSVACILVFVEEFGIAQTTQTVTGVVLIAVQSALTGVLALLIMWNAINACCKENPHRKRRKEMEKMQRDMDTLTPLDARNSLLMDRKDPEHGTTFSMSSVPEKRDNRSESPDHYMGAAGNVPYRPLAPNTPYNNANSSHENLVLGAAPIADRKPTLPNVGGDYSSGGYGGGGGYRGVYH; encoded by the exons ATGACGCGAGCTGTGGCCAACTGGGGCCCCAAGAGGCTGTTGGCgttggccgccgccttcgccaccACCGGAACCCTCGCCGACTCCGTTCTTAAGACCAGCAGCTTTACGACGTGCGGCAACGAAACCGCTATTACCGTCCAGAAGATTGATATCCAGtacaacaacgacaacaagaCCGTCATCTTCGATGTGGCAGGAACGAGCTCCAAGGTCCAAAACGTTACGGCAATCCTCGACGTCTCGGCCTACGGCACCGCCATCTACTCCAACAGCTTCAACCCGTGCGAATCAGCAACCTACGTCGAGCAGCTTTGCCCTG TGCCCGCCGGTTCTTTCGCTGCTCGTGGCAGTCAGCTGATTCCCGATGAGTATGCCAGCATGGTCCCTGATATCGCCTTCGCTGTTCCCGATATCGCCGCCCAGGCCAAGCTGCAGCTGAAGGCGCTCGACTCGGGCGAGGAAGTGGCCTGCATTACGTCCCAGGTCACCAACGGCAAGACGGCCAACGTTGCCGCCGTGTCAtacatcgccgccggtgtcgccggcctcgcccttgtGGCCACGGGCGTGTCGGCCGTCAGCTCGGCGTTCGCTGGAGGCAGTGCTGCCCTCAGCGGCAGCGGAACGGGTGGTGCTGGCACTGTCAGCCCTAGCTTCACCGAGGTCTTTGGGTGGTTCCAGGGCATGGCCATGAACGGCATGCTCTCGGTCAGCTACCCGCCCGTCTACAGCAGCTTCGTCAAGAACTTTGGCTTCTCGACCGGCATTATTCCGTGGACCGACATGCAGATCGCCATTGACAACTTCCGCGGCATGACGGGCGGTGACCTTACCAAGGACAGCGTCGAGATCCTCAAGAACAGCACACTCATACTTGCCGACGGGTCGaccgttgacggcggcagcgccctTTTCAAGACCAAGCGCGCCATGGAGGCCTTCAACACGCTCGTTCTGAGAGAGATTGAGACGAGCGTCAATGGAACTTCGAGCGACTCGGACGACCCGATCTCGACGATCAAGCAGCAGGTCCAGGGCATCACGGCCTTTGTCAACACGCTCAGCGTGCCCAAGTCCAACACCTTCATGACGGTCCTCCTtatcgtcgccatcgtcatcgccgccatcatcgtcggcattCTTCTCGTTAAGGTCATACTCGAGTTCTGGGCCCTCTTTGGCAACTTCCCCAAGGCGCTCTCGGGCTTCCGCGAGCACTACTGGGGCTCTATCGCGCGCGCCGTCACGTCGCTCATCATGCTGCTCTACGGCATCTGGGTGTTGTACTGCATCTTCCAGTTCACCAATGGCGACTCGTGGGCCGCCAAGgtgctcgccggcgtcaGCCTGGGCATCTTCACGgccatcctcgccttcttctcgtacAAGATCTGGAGCACGGCGCGCAAGctgaagcaggccgagggcgacgtcaaCGGGCTCTACGACGACAAGAGCAACTGGATGAAGTACAGCTTGTTCTACGAGTCGTACAAGAAGAACTACTGGTGGATCTTCGTCCCCGTCATCATCTACATGTTCGCCAAGGGCTGCAtcctcgctgccggcgacggccacgGTATGGCCCAGACCTCTGCTCAGCTCATTGTCGAGGGTCTCATGCTGTGTCTCCTCCTGTGGGCCCGCCCCTTTGAGCGCAAGTCGGGCAAcgtcatcaacatcaccatccaGGTCGTCCGCGTGCTGTCGGTTGCCtgcatcctcgtcttcgttgAGGAGTTCGGTATCGCTCAAACCACGCAGACTGTGACGGGCGTCGTCCTGATCGCCGTTCAGTCTGCGCTGACgggcgtcctcgccctcctgaTCATGTGGAACGCCATCAACGCCTGCTGCAAGGAGAACCCCCACCGCAAGCGCAGAAAGGAGATGG AGAAGATGCAACGCGACATGGACACCCTGACGCCTCTCGACGCCCGCAACTCCCTCCTCATGGACCGCAAGGACCCCGAGCACGGCACGACCTTCTCCATGTCCAGCGTGCCGGAGAAGCGAGACAACCGGTCCGAGTCGCCAGACCACTATATGGGCGCGGCGGGCAACGTTCCCTACCGGCCCCTGGCGCCCAACACGCCGTACAACAACGCCAACTCGAGCCACGAGAACCTCGTGCTCGGTGCCGCGCCCATCGCCGACAGAAAGCCGACACTGCCCAACGTGGGTGGCGACTACAGCTCGGGCGggtacggcggcggcggcgggtacCGGGGTGTGTATCACTGA
- a CDS encoding Putative Zinc finger C2H2-type — protein sequence MASTYAVPPASLHDGQAGEPHNPSPPNGNQRLPVTSFGPNHLSPSSQFQSSSVSPSFGETPAESISNFSQYQPSDYSDIDDGLDPFFGVSFSTTEPGTPSFLDPANRTDSFGQSTVSQAFNGSQVRSRKLDANAYPLTPDQASLHTTSPGRDRRTAAKSVPDGMPTSVSPQELQKPFQPHPISTFAVQSAPQLTPNTSGSGRSSEDNAVPSPAMVAAQSPRVTVSMWGRDAAEPVQSIERTFTPDDENSSPAYGDISSAGDLISSQEPAVAMPSPRRSSFARQGLDPGNRPANEIASVNEMVTRREIEEKNQEVDQWLSRSLHGAPVAVPPHQDTNLHTSPEAMADDEHIRLGDRTENRYQPGQTYFTARGGEMTATDLHIMRSNRVWGDSPMVHPISGPDAERYQPESSQAAIARFRQMCDNESIVSKAATWGTRRRSLPSVIDMDMENVTSGNLLKKLSISRGEGGRRPSILKDLRGLVRRPSAHRLKRSISTHGEENVKSEPPPPEKRESLPHLLPTARTGSWSKPKTQTPSINTALVSMGNRVASIGTTHARNSSIGGTTVTSPKSPLSPFASLQVKNTLRRPRSKSDLPKSSGAETHSSLVGMWRKTGGPPVAVLAKGNSTNVDLDDEDDEEDELYEDGDLNAESSKLIEGVSPNFAGFQQHVLRLNPDLATTNNYLVDRIAHQQVVRYKSLLNAKVKHLGLGQACSCGTFCSARGGRPVLLDHRGDVRDLDPLSTGFDSGDGDSTPVEGAITKESFPRDIPMPPTQSLPAEFECQLCFTLKKPKKPSDWTKHVHEDVQPFTCTWDRCREPKIFKRKADWVRHENEGHRHLEWWTCDVEDCRHTCYRRDNFLQHLVREHKFIEPKNKTKAAIKRAGAVDPTWQRVEQCRHETSKKPQEEPCRFCGKQFPTWKKLTVHLAKHMEHLSLPILRLVAAKELEPDTIISPVQDPPPRAPFSALEPLDESTIKSEPSQMRIFTHPSSYQPPVMMPSSNGAYQDGNQFGYAGVASNPPFQDYMYTSQFPNNGQPMAQNMMGVLPVDGGARGFTQQYHNVNDMGMPGASYMGTQQQYMSVAQDTEPFPALDHNALGLHQPNPMGVSMGYDGLVEPGAVNEHQYTSQGSISPYSHSPLQRGSGFYPPPQ from the coding sequence ATGGCTTCGACTTACGCCGTGCCCCCTGCCTCGCTCCACGATGGACAAGCGGGCGAACCCCACAATCCCTCGCCGCCAAACGGCAATCAGCGACTGCCTGTCACCTCCTTTGGCCCGAACCAtctctcgccctcgtcgcagTTCCAGAGTAGCTCGGTTTCGCCCTCCTTTGGCGAAACACCAGCAGAGTCTATCTCCAACTTCAGTCAGTACCAGCCGAGCGATTACAGTGACATCGACGATGGGCTCGACCCTTTCTTTGGCGTCAGCTTTAGCACGACGGAGCCTGGCACGCCCTCCTTCCTGGACCCTGCAAACCGTACCGATAGCTTCGGCCAGTCCACCGTCTCGCAAGCTTTTAACGGCTCCCAAGTGCGTAGCAGAAAGCTGGACGCCAACGCCTATCCGTTGACCCCTGACCAAGCCTCGCTTCACACCACTTCGCCGGGTCGCGACAGGAGAACGGCTGCCAAGTCTGTACCTGACGGAATGCCTACTTCCGTTTCGCCTCAGGAACTCCAGAAGCCTTTCCAGCCGCATCCCATCTCCACCTTCGCCGTACAATCCGCTCCCCAGCTGACACCAAACACCAGCGGGAGCGGCCGTTCGAGCGAAGACAATGCTGTGCCATCTCCCGCAATGGTGGCCGCCCAGAGCCCGCGTGTGACTGTGTCCATGTGGGGCAGGGATGCCGCAGAGCCCGTACAGTCGATCGAGCGCACCTTCACGCCTGACGACGAGAACTCATCTCCGGCATACGGTGACATCAGCTCCGCGGGTGACTTGATTTCTTCTCAGGAACCAGCTGTCGCCATGCCATCACCGCGACGCTCGTCGTTCGCCCGGCAAGGTCTAGACCCGGGTAACAGGCCGGCTAACGAGATAGCCAGTGTGAACGAAATGGTGACTCGCCGTgagatcgaggagaagaacCAGGAAGTTGATCAGTGGCTGTCTCGCAGCTTGCACGGTGCCCCCGTCGCAGTGCCGCCGCACCAAGATACAAACCTGCACACCAGCCCTGAGGCGATGGCTGATGACGAGCACATCCGTCTCGGCGACCGAACCGAGAATCGCTACCAACCTGGTCAGACTTATTTCACTGCCCGCGGTggcgagatgacggcgactGATTTACACATTATGCGCTCCAACCGTGTGTGGGGTGATTCGCCAATGGTACACCCGATCAGTGGACCAGATGCAGAGAGATATCAGCCCGAGTCTTCGCAAGCAGCGATTGCTCGATTCAGACAAATGTGCGACAACGAATCCATCGTCTCCAAGGCGGCCACATGGGGCACGCGTAGACGTAGCCTACCCAGTGTCatcgacatggacatggaaAACGTCACCAGTGGAAACCTGTTGAAGAAGCTGTCCATCAGtcgaggcgagggagggcGCCGGCCAAGCATCCTCAAGGATTTGCGTGGTCTTGTCCGCAGGCCGAGTGCCCACCGACTAAAGCGGTCCATCAGCACTCATGGAGAGGAGAATGTCAAGTCGGAACCCCCGCCCCCCGAGAAACGCGAGAGCCTGCCTCACCTTCTGCCTACTGCTCGCACAGGCAGTTGGAGCAAACCGAAGACACAGACGCCTAGTATCAACACGGCGCTCGTTTCAATGGGCAACAGAGTGGCTTCGATCGGAACCACTCATGCCCGCAACAGCTCGATCGGCGGCACAACAGTCACATCACCCAAAAGCCCCTTGAGCCCATTTGCCAGCCTTCAGGTTAAGAACACCCTTCGAAGGCCCAGAAGCAAGTCGGACCTGCCAAAAAGCAGCGGGGCTGAAACGCACTCGAGCCTCGTTGGCATGTGGAGGAAGACTGGCGGCCCTCccgttgccgtcctcgcgAAAGGAAACTCAACAAATGTTGATCtagacgacgaggacgacgaagaggatgaacTCTACGAGGATGGTGACTTGAACGCCGAGTCCAGCAAGCTGATTGAAGGCGTTTCTCCGAACTTCGCGGGTTTCCAGCAGCATGTGCTCCGCCTGAACCCGGACTTGGCGACCACCAACAACTACTTGGTTGACCGCATCGCCCACCAGCAGGTTGTTCGATACAAGAGTCTTCTCAACGCCAAGGTGAAGCACCTCGGACTTGGCCAAGCGTGCTCTTGCGGGACCTTCTGTTCGGCGCGAGGCGGCCGTCCCGTGCTGCTCGACCACAGAGGAGACGTGCGAGACCTCGACCCACTGTCCACCGGGTTTGATTCCGGTGACGGCGATTCGACTCCCGTCGAGGGTGCCATTACTAAAGAGAGCTTCCCTCGAGACATACCGATGCCGCCTACACAGTCCCTCCCGGCCGAATTCGAGTGCCAGCTTTGCTTCACCTTGAAGAAACCCAAAAAGCCTTCGGACTGGACAAAGCATGTCCACGAAGATGTGCAACCTTTCACCTGCACTTGGGATAGATGCCGCGAGCCCAAGATATTCAAGCGCAAAGCCGACTGGGTGCGCCACGAGAATGAAGGCCACCGCCACCTCGAGTGGTGGACAtgcgacgtcgaggactgCCGGCACACGTGCTACCGCCGAGACAACTTTTTGCAACATCTCGTGCGTGAGCACAAATTCATAGAGCCCAAGAACAAGACCAAAGCTGCCATCAAGCGAGCCGGCGCAGTCGATCCGACGTGGCAGAGGGTTGAACAGTGCCGTCACGAAACATCTAAAAAGCCGCAGGAAGAGCCTTGCCGATTCTGTGGCAAGCAGTTCCCAACGTGGAAGAAGTTGACCGTTCACTTGGCCAAGCACATGGAACATTTGAGCCTGCCCATTCTTCGGCTAGTTGCAGCCAAAGAGCTGGAACCAGATACCATAATCAGTCCCGTGCAGGACCCTCCGCCAAGGGCCCCCTTCAGCGCACTAGAACCCTTGGATGAATCAACCATCAAGAGTGAACCCTCCCAGATGCGCATTTTCACACACCCATCATCATATCAACCTCCGGTCATGATGCCCAGCAGCAACGGAGCGTATCAGGACGGAAACCAGTTTGGATATGCAGGTGTCGCGAGCAACCCGCCGTTCCAGGACTACATGTATACTTCGCAGTTTCCGAACAACGGCCAGCCCATGGCCCAGAACATGATGGGCGTGTTGCCCGTCGACGGAGGAGCTCGGGGATTCACCCAGCAATATCACAACGTTAACGACATGGGAATGCCTGGCGCATCGTACATGGGAACCCAACAACAGTACATGTCGGTGGCACAAGATACCGAACCATTTCCCGCATTGGACCACAACGCTCTGGGGCTGCACCAGCCCAATCCAATGGGCGTATCGATGGGATATGATGGGCTTGTGGAACCAGGCGCCGTCAATGAGCATCAGTACACCTCTCAGGGGTCGATATCGCCCTACTCACATTCGCCCCTTCAAAGGGGTTCGGGTTTCTACCCGCCTCCTCAGTAA
- a CDS encoding Putative zn(2)Cys(6) fungal-type DNA-binding domain-containing protein, whose translation MSYQYPPPLPSSGPEMEVSHPGYAPDYGAPAPVPSLMDPGIQDRTLKERKESFSQASLKLKRSMSTPNVRPRQANASDPNQSGLPGDKKRNKLGYHRTSVACGHCRRRKIRCIASPAFGESRCINCIRLKKECSFFPVDQPPLPQTTDPRHRAPSRTPAGSKVTSASSSPAMVAGQSPDVAQRHHFHPDAGSPASGMAPPPVQLSAFDNLGPEATMSSGVTASASRVFGFSNQSVAWMSPEVSPSSTTQPNERTEPWKSHTEQSPTTPSFSPYTSQPPPLANWGNPDPNGPGDMGYSSFAPGSSMTYPRGTPLPPQNLMMTQQNRQLGRKSSAMSEDIYPTHIATQFPNMEPHNASLSAGAIPSSGYSSWVPPPFPYATPHEGYEGWTYEESEGH comes from the exons ATGTCGTACCAGTACCCTCCGCCCCTGCCTTCTTCTGGCCCTGAGATGGAAGTGTCTCATCCTGGTTACGCGCCCGACTATGGCGCGCCGGCCCCCGTTCCATCACTGATGGACCCGGGGATCCAGGACCGGACCCTCAAGGAACGAAAAGAATCCTTCTCACAGGCGAGTCTGAAGTTGAAACGGTCCATGTCCACGCCTAATGTCAGACCGCGACAGGCCAACGCTTCCGATCCAAACCAGTCTGGCCTACCTGGCgacaagaagagaaacaaGCTGGGCTACCACCGAACTTCGGTAGCTTGTG GACACTGTCGTCGACGGAAGATCCGCTGCATAGCATCGCCCGCATTTGGCGAGAGTCGGTGCATCAACTGCATCAGGCTGAAGAAGGAGTGCAGCTTCTTCCCCGTGGATcagccgccgctgccgcagaCGACCGATCCGCGCCATAGAGCGCCATCGCGGACTCCGGCTGGGTCCAAGGTCACTTCTGCGTCATCTTCCCCTGCCATGGTCGCTGGGCAGTCCCCTGACGTAGCACAACGCCACCACTTCCATCCCGATGCCGGGAGTCCCGCTTCAGGTATGGCGCCGCCTCCTGTACAGCTATCCGCCTTTGATAATCTCGGCCCTGAGGCTACGA TGTCCTCGGgggtgacggcctcggcttccCGTGTCTTTGGTTTTTCGAACCAGTCAGTAGCTTGGATGTCTCCAGAAGTCAGTCCCAGCTCCACAACACAGCCAAACGAACGCACCGAACCATGGAAGTCTCACACTGAACAGTCTCCAACCACACCGTCCTTTTCGCCGTACACGTCCCAACCTCCTCCGTTGGCCAACTGGGGAAACCCGGACCCCAACGGGCCTGGCGATATGGGATACTCGTCGTTTGCTCCGGGGAGCTCCATGACCTACCCAAGAGGCACGCCCCTACCGCCCCAAAATCTCATGATGACGCAGCAGAACCGGCAACTCGGGAGGAAGTCGTCGGCAATGTCAGAGGACATATACCCAACGCATATAGCCACGCAGTTCCCGAACATGGAACCACACAACGCTTCGCTCTCCGCAGGAGCGATTCCGTCTTCTGGTTACAGCTCCTGGGTCCCACCACCCTTCCCATATGCCACACCGCACGAGGGCTACGAGGGATGGACTTACGAGGAGAGCGAAGGACACTAG